A stretch of DNA from Planococcus antarcticus DSM 14505:
CTACCTACCGCTGACGGCAAGGGGCGTGTGGCCGCAACCGAGATCATGATCTCCAATCCGGCCATCGCCAACTTGATCCGTTCCGAAAAAGTCCACCAAATCCCAAACGTTATTTTGACCAACCGGGCGTCAGGCATGCATATGATGGAAACCTCTGTACAAGAACTGCTGAAAAAAGGCAAGATCACGCGTGAAATCGCGCAGCCTTACTTGAAAGGAGCGGAATAACGTGGCCCGCTACAAATACGAAGGCCGCGACCGCAAAAAGATTCGAAACGGCATTGCTGTCGCCAATAGCCGGCAGGAAGCGGTGAAGAAGCTGCGCGATCAAGGCATCCGCGTCATCGACATCCGCGAAATACCGACCACCGCGCTGCAACAGGACATTTCCTTCGGCAATCCGGTCAAACGTGATCAGTTTATCATGTTCCTGCGCCAGTTCTCGACGTTGATGAGAGCAGGGGTGACCATTGTCGATTCGATCCACATCTTGTCTCAGCAAGTGGAATCCAAAGCGCTGCGAAAAACTTTGTCGGAAATCGCCGAAGAACTGCGAAAAGGAAATTCCTTGTCCGATTCGCTGGCAAAATACCCGAAAATTTTTGAGCCTTTGACCATCAATCTGGTAAAAGCGGGGGAGATGTCCGGGAACATCGACGACTCGCTGGAAAGCTTGGCGACGCATTACGATAAAGCCTACCAGACGAAACAAAAAGTGGTATCGGCCATGTCCTATCCGGTTGTCGTCGGTATTTTGGCAATCGGCGTTGTCATTTTCCTGTTGTCATCGATTGTGCCGATGTTTGCCGATATGTTCGAAGGCTTTGGCGGCGAACTGCCGATGATCACGCAGATCGTCATGGCCGCAAGTGACTTTGTTATGGGCTATTGGTATTTGCTGCTGCTCGGAGGATTTGCGATTGCCGCCGTCATCTGGCTGATGCGCAAAGATCCAAGAGGCAATATGATCCTGGACACCATGCTGCTGAAGATTCCGATCTTCGGCAAGATCCTGCAGAAATCGGCACTCGCCCGGTTGACCCGAACTTTGAGTTCCTTGTTCTCCAGTTCCGTGCCGATCCTGCAATGTTTGACGATGACCGAGAAAGTCGTCGGCAACGCCGTCATGTCAAAAGTCATCCTGGCGTCACGCGATTCACTCGAACGCGGCGGCTCGTTGACGGAACCAATGCGCAAGCACTGGGCCTTCCCGCCGCTCATTCCACACATGATCGCCATTGGAGAACAAACCGGTTCACTCGATCATATGCTCAGCAAAGTAGCGGAATTTTACGAAAAGGAAGTCGAAGCCGAGACCGACCGGTTGAAAGCGTTGATTGAGCCATTGATGATCGTCTTTCTTGCTGCATTAGTTGGGACTATAGTTCTGTCTATTATGATGCCGATGTTTGAAATGTTCCAAAATGTAGATAATTTGTAGGTGGTTCAGCAATTTTTATTTAAAATATTTTGTAAAAAAACAAGAAAAGGCTATTGCTAAAACTGGTCCTATTGTTATAATTGAGCTGTACTCAAAGTAGTATTTAAAAGTAAAAAAATAGGGGGAAAAGAAATGAAAAAATATTTACAGAAGAAGTTGAATAACGAAAAAGGTATGACGTTGATCGAGCTTTTGGCAGTTATCGTAATTATCGCGATTATTGCTGCGATTGCCATTCCAGCAATTGGGAATATTATTGAGAACAGTCGTTATAGTGCTGTTAAGTCGGATGCTTTGAATGCTTTAAGTGCTGCAAATATTTATTTTGCAGAAAATCCTGATAAAATTGAGGTCAGTATTGAAGATTTAACTGCTGGATACTTAGACAATGCAGGAACATTAGAAGATGCTGGAGGAAATAAAGTAACCAAAGCTAGTGGAGAGGCTGTTGCACTGACGCACGCTGCTATCACGTATTCAGGTTCTAAAACTATTGCTTTTTCAAATGCAACTGTAGAAACTATTAATGCAGATGATCAAAAAGGTAGTGGGGATGCTGCTGCTAAAACAATTCCTGAAACCCCAGGTGGTTAATTCAAAAGCTTAAAATATTATTAGGAGCTGAAAAAATGGCCTTATCGTTTTTATCGAGAAAAGCACACGTCGTTACTATTACAATAGAAGAAGACGCGATTCGTCATGTTGATTTGAAATCTTCTTGGCCGCTTGAGTTAAGCTGTGCGGAAGAAATTCTTTTGCCGGCAGGCATCATCGAAGAAGGCAAAATCGTCAATGCAGAAGCGCTGGTCTCGGTACTCGATAAGGCTGTCAATCAGTGGGGTCTCTCTAAGAAGTCAGTCCGCTTCCTCGCCCCTGACGAATTCGTTATTATCCGCAAAGTACCATACCCCGAAGATGTCGAAACCGATGAACTGAAAGGTCATTTCTTTATTGAAATTGGTTCGACGCTTTACTTGCCTTTTGAAGATCCCGTCTTTGATGTGGTGCCGTATCATCCGGAAGAAGAACAGCCAGAAGCGATCATCATTGCTTCCAAAGAATCAGTCATGCAGTCTTATGAAGATGTGTTTGATCAAGTGAAATTAAAAGCGGTTGTGGCGGACATTACACCGCTCGCTCTATACCGCTTAGCCCATTTGCAGCACGATTTCCAAGAAGATGAGCACATTATGCTTCTCGATTTGCAGTCGGAAAAAATGACCGTTTCCATTTTTCATGAACATTTTCCGATGTTCATGCGACCGGTCGATTTGGAAGTAGAAGATCCGTTCTCGACAGATCGTTCCGCCGTCATGGAGACGATTGAAGTCGAAGCCGAAAAACTGGCGAACTTCTACCGCTACAATATGAACAGCGGGGAACTCGGCATCACGAAAATTATCTGCAATGGGGAGTTTTACGATTGGCAGACCTTCCAGCAAAGCCTGGAAACACGCTTCCAAATTCCGGTCCTGCCGCTCGTCATCGATGTTATTCCGTGCGGTGACAGAAAAGATGTTTCAAGACGCTTTAACCGGGCCATCGGTCTCGCGCTGAAAGAGGTGTAAAGTTTTATGTTGGTTGATATTAACCTATTGCCGCAAAAAGAACGGGACCGTCCCGCTTTTCTGATTGCGGCGATTTCGATTTTATTGGCAGCCGTCATTGTCTGGGCGGTTTTGGCGTTTCTAGCTGGATCGCATGAAAGTGAACAACAGGTTCTGGCAGCGCAATCCGTGCAAGTTGCCACTGAACAAGCTAGTATCCGCGCACAATTGGAAGCTGCGCAAGGCATGAACGAAGAGCAGCAGTTAAAAGCCACTGTCGACTGGGCAGAGGGTTATCAATTTGATACCGTTCCGTTGTTGGAAGGATTGGTGTCCATGTTGCCGGCGCGCGGCTTTTTTGACAGCTTTTCTTATACCGGCCTGGACCAGGCAATTTTGTCGGTCCAATTCGATACGGCACGTGAAGCGGCTTATTATTTGGCACAGTTGAAAGCATCAGAACTGATTGAGTCGGCGACGCTCGACAGTGTGGCACAAAATGAAATGGAGACTGTAGAAACAGAAGAAGGCGTGGTTATCGAACAAGAAACGGTTATTCAAGAGACACCACGCTATATCGCAACTTATACGTTAGTCTTTATCGACGAACGCATTCCGACAGACGATACCGCCGTTCCCGTAGAAGGCGAAGCTGTCGTCGAGGAACCCGCAGAAGAAGTTGTGGAAGAACCTGCGGAAGACGTAGAAGTGGATGTGGAAGTCAATACAGAAACCAGAGCGCCTGCCGACACAGTCGAACCGGCTGAAACCGCTCCAGCAGAAACAGGGGGCGATGGCCAATGAGCAGCTTATCGAAAAGCCAAAAAGAAAAAGGCCTGATCTTCTTATCCGTCATCTTCCTGTTGGCGCTCGCTGCGTATTCCTATTTCTCCCTGTATGCACCAGCAAAAGAATCGCGGCTACAGGCAGAACAAACTTTGAGCTCTGAACGCGATGTATTGGTTGCGCTGCAGGCGCAGCTGAAGGAATTGCCAGAAGGCGAAAAGATCAGCACCAGTGATTTGCAGCAGAAAGTTTCTGTTGAATCCTTGACCGAGCAGATCGTTCTGCAGATCGAACAGGCAGAATTGATTTCGGATACACTGGTCGACAATATTGGCATTACCGAAGGCCTGGTTGAAATGCCGGTGCCGGTTGAAGGACTTGAGAACCTTCAGGAAGTGCTGACGACCGTCACCATCAAAGCTGACGACTACCAGGAAATCACCACTTTTATCACAGAAGTCGAAGCGATGGAACGCATCATGATCGTCGAAGCCGTCGATTTCGGTTCCAACGAAGAAATCACTTCAGCTGACCAAGTGGGTGAACCCATCGATGTCAACCTGACCTTCTCGGCGTATTTCCGCCCGGACTTGATCGCACTGGCAGACACCTTGCCGAAAATCGACGCTCCTGCCCCGGCAGGCAAGATCAATCCTTTGCCGCAAAATGACGGAACGGACTTGGCTGAAGAGTTGGAAGTGGACCCAGATGTCGACATCGATGTAGAAGTCAATGTCGAAGAAAACGCCGCCGCTCTAGACGAGGAATAAGCAAAAGAGAGAAATCATTGTGATTTCTCTCTTTTTGGTAGAGCTGGGTTGAACGGCTCTTTTTTCACAAGTTGTAGACCGTTCTGCAAACAAATAGATCTATTCCGCAAACAAACGATGATATCCCGCAAACAAACTCAGGATTCCGCAAACAAGCTGGGTTATTCCGCAAATAAAACCAGTATTCCGCAAAACAACTACGCTTTCCTGCGGGAGTCTCCGTTGTTTTGCTCCATATCTCTTATGAAAAGTGTGGGATGTAGAACCGCTTCGACTCCAATGAGTTTTTGATTAGTCAATTCAAAGTGTTCGGTGCGTTGAGTGAAAAAATTCTAAATTGATAATCTTAAACCTGAATTATTCACGCTTGGTCGCTCATCCGGGAATTTAGCTGAAATTCACTGATTGTCGAAATTTTTTAAGGCATATTTCCTCTTTTTCATTTCATCTACGTGAAATTCTGCATCGACTCATTTAAAAAGAGCGTTTTTGGGCAGACGACTCCCTTGGCAGAGATCCAAATTTCAAAAAAGGAGTAATGAGAAGCTATTCGATTTTCAGCTGTTGAATCCGGGCGAGGATTTTCCAAAAGAAGTCTTGGTAGACAAAACTGGAAGACAATTTGAAGTAAAGAGACCGTCCTGACTTCACCAGCTTACTGGCCACTTTTACCAGTCGTGTCCGGATGGTCTGGATCTGCATCTTCTTTTGCCCTTCCGGAAACGTTAATGTGCGCAGCCAATTCACTAAATTATAAGCCAACAGGCTTAGCATCATTTTCGCTTCGTTCACTTGGTAGGAATGGCTGTTCATTCGATCAAATCCAAACCCATTTTTAGCTTCTTTGATGTAATTTTCCATGGTTCCTCTTTTTTGATAGGTGCGGACAATGGCTTCCGGGGAGAACACGTCCGTGAAATTCGTCACAAAAAATGTATGGGTAAAGAACAATTCACCCGCAGGCCGTGCGGACTGGATGACGACTTTCCGGGGCTTATCCCATTTTTTCGCCTGATAGGTTGTTTCTGAAACATGATATTCGGTCTTTGTGCTGTCAGATGGTGTCGAAGATGGATGGTATTCCTCCGCAAGACATTGCAGGATGGCATTGGATTTGAGCCGGATGACGTAATAGACCGATTCCTTTTCACATAGTTCATACAAAGCCGGAACGGCAAACCCACTGTCCCCGCGGATGAACGGCGTCGTCTCAGGAAACTGTTCATTATAATGTTCAATCAGCGGCCGGATGAAATCCACGACTCCGTTGGATGTGTAGACATTGCCGGGGCGCAGCTGGGCTTTCAAGAAATCACCGGTGATCCCGTCAAAAGCGACCAACGGATGGAAACCGACCGTCCCGTAATGGGCATTGTACGCCGCATCGCACTGGTTGCCGTAGGTATCGGCATGTGTCGAGTCCAGATCGAAGATGATCGCTTCAGCTTTCCGGTGCCGATGCACTTTATCGAGCAGTTCCTGGTTGGCTTGTTGTAATTGAATCATCGCTTCCGGATTAAAACGTGGCCAAAAACGAGATAGACTGGGTTGGGAAGCTAACGCTCCTTGTCCGAGAACTTGAGTGAAAATCGGATCGTCCGTCAGGTGGTCCGCAGCATCATCTTCCGCATAACCCGCTATTATCTGGTAGATTTTCTGGCCGAATAATTTTTCGTTCGAATGGATCCAATGAGAACGAGTATCTTTCAAATGAAGATGCTTCGCCACGGTTTGCGAAAAGCCAAGCTTTACGTCGAATTCCTTGAACAGGAACGCGCCGGTATCTGAGGAAAGTGAACCTCCATCATTTGATAATTTGATCTGACGATTGAAATCAAGGGATATTTGCGGTAATGTAGCCATAAGAAGAATCCTTTCTGTTGGTTATTTTGTGGTGATTTAACCTTAGCAGAAACGGATTCTTTTTTCATTTTTTTCATGCATAAGCAAAGGCCCCAAAAGCCGATGAACTCGGGTTTTGGGGCCTTTATCAATAAATCGGTGAATAATTCAGGTTAAAGAAAGAACGGAAGATGGCGACTCCTGCGGAAGAACGGAGTGATGAGACCCCGCAGGAGCTTGCGACGAGGAGGCTCAGCGCTTCGTCCGCGGAAAGCGTCCATCTGGAGTGATTTCTTGAATTTCATTAAACTTACAAAAAAACTATAGCAAAGAGGGTTTCTATGGTACTGACTTATTCTATTTTCTTCTCGTTGTTCGGACTCGTCTTCGGGTCGTTCTTTAATGTGGTCGGCTTGCGTGTGCCGAAAAAAGAATCGATCGCTTATCCGCCTTCACATTGCACAAACTGCGAACGACGTCTAACTGCAATTGACTTAGTACCGGTGTTTTCTTATTTATTTCTAAGAGGCCAATGCCGGACATGCGGCTCGAAGATTCATTGGGTCTATCCATTGATGGAGGCGATTACGGCGATTTTATTCGTCACGTCTTACTTGGTAGTCGGCTTTACGCCGGAACTCATCGTGGCGATCCTGTTTGTTTCGCTGCTTGTTATCATCACGGTGTCAGACATCGCCTATATGTTGATTCCTGATAAAGTGCTTTTGCCGTTTGCAGTGGTGCTACTCGGCTTGCGCATTGCGATTCCGCTTGAGCCGTGGTGGGATAGCTTGCTCGGCGCAGTCGTCGGCTTTTCCTTATTGTTCTTAATCGCTGTCGTTTCCAAAGGCGGCATGGGTGGTGGCGATATCAAGCTGTTCTTTGTCATTGGGCTGGTGCTCGGTACTGCAGGCACCTTGATGACTTTGTTTTTCGCGTCGTTTATCGGAGCGATTGTCGGCATTATTCAGCTGCGTGTCACGAAAAAAGGACGCAAAACGCCAATTCCGTTTGGTCCATCGATTGCGGCCGCGGCCGTCATCGTTTATTTCTGGGGCGATGGGCTGCTCGCATGGTATATGAATTTTCTGGGATGAAGCTAAGGCTTCATCCTTTTTTTGTTTTTTGCAAATCGCCGAGGCGCTTTGTATGTAAGTCATCGTTAATGGGCGTGTTGTAGTAAGTAGTTCTTCTTCTGAATGTCGCTTCGGCCTTTGGGCATAGCTTTCACAAAAAGCCAGGAAGAGCACCTGTCTTCTTGCTTTGCTTAGCCCGCGGACGCGGCGGCGCTCGGGCATTTCTTGCTATCGAATGTTACTATATGTTCTGTGTGTTTAAACAAAAGATATGGAGCAAAATGGCTGCGACTCTTTCGGCGGAGGGAGACCCCGCAGGGAGCATAGCGGCTGAGGAGCTTTTGGCAACTGGCAATCGCGACGTGCTGTTGCACCAGTTGAATGACCCACTTCCTAAAGACCCAAAAGCGTAGCCATTTTGCAGAATATCAACTCATTTATCGCAAATGACAATTATAAAAAGCTATACGCCGGGTTTAATATAAATCAACCCATCCAAATCTCATTTTTCAACCTCTCTAACTAAGCAAAATTCATTTCTTGCCATTTGTTTACGTGTTTTTGCAGTGGTATGATTCTTGAAAAAAGGAGAGATTCTATATATGAAATTCACATCCGATTTCCCCATTATTTTAGCTTCGCAATCGCCGCGCCGCCAGGAACTGCTTGGCATGCTCGGTATAGATTTTGACGTTATCCCGAGTACCAAAGACGAACCCGATCCTGCGGAGTTCCAAACAGCACTCGGTTATGTACTAGCATGCGCTGCGCAAAAAGCACAGGAAGTAGCAATAGGTCACGAAGAGGCAGTTGTTATTGGTTCTGACACAATCGTTGTACTGGACGACGAGATTTTATTAAAACCGAAAAATAAAGAACAAGCAAAAAGCTATTTGCAAAAATTATCGGGCCGCACGCATCAAGTGGTCACTGCGGTGACGGTTGTGCAGGATGACAGCGAGCTATCATTCTATGAAACGGTCAAAGTAACATTTTTTGATTTGCCAGAGTCGTGGATCGATGCTTATGTCGATACGGAAGATCCGTATGACAAAGCAGGAGCTTATGGCATTCAAACACTTTCTGGATTATTCGTTAAAGAAATACAAGGTGATTACAACGCAGTGGTCGGCTTGCCAGTTGCCGCATTGACGCAGAAACTCAACAATGCTGGATTTATTTCCTTGGAAGGGAGCGGTGTGCGATGCTGAAGGAAGCACCGTTAATGATCCGTGACGTCCATATCGCTGACCGTCCCCGTGAACGCTTAGTGAATCAGGGGGCAGCAGCTTTGTCCAATCAAGAGTTGATTGCGATTTTGCTGCGCACCGGAAGCAAACAGGAGTCGGTGCTGCATTTAGCCAACCGCGTACTGACTCATTTCGAGCAAATTCAGGAAATGAAAAACGCCACCATCGAAGAGATGGTGGCGATCAATGGCATCGGCCAGGCAAAAGCCGTTCAGCTGCTTGCGGCCGTTGAGCTGGGCCGCCGTTTGTCTTCGAAACAAACCGATACGAAATTCACCATCCGTTCTCCGAAAGATGCTGCTTCCTATTTAATGGCTGACATGACTTCACTTAAGCAAGAACATTTTGTTGTGCTATTTCTCAATATCAAAAACCAAGTGATGCATCGTCAAACTATTTTTGTCGGGAGCCTTAACGCCTCTATCGTTCATCCCCGTGAAATTTTTCGTGAAGCCGTGCGTCGTTCCTCTGCTTCGATCGTCTGTGCCCATAATCATCCTTCGGGCAATCCAGCGCCTTCGCCGGAAGACATCGAGGTGACAAAAAGGCTCGTCGAAGCCGGCAGTATCATCGGCATCGAACTGCTCGACCACGTCATCATTGGAGACCACCAATTCATTTCCCTGAAAGAAAAGGGGTTCATGTAGCACTGTTTATTTTTTTTCTTTTCGTCTATAATGAGTGGTATTGTGCCAACGCAATTGCCGAATACCGGCTTGTTACAGAAAGGAAGAAAACCTGTGTTTGGATTTGGTCTAAAAGATATTGGAATTGATTTAGGTACTGCAAATACATTGGTGTATATTAAAGGCAAGGGAATTGTTCTTCGCGAACCTTCCGTTGTCGTTAAAAATAAAAAGACCGGCGATATCGTAGCAGTCGGCAGCCAGGCCAAAAACATGATGGGGCGCACAGCGAACTCGATTATCGCTATTCGTCCGATGCGTGACGGCGTCATCGCCGATTACGATACGACTTTGACGATGATTAAGCATTATCTTGTCGAGGCGTCCAAAGCGGTCGGCAGTAAATGGAAAAGTGGAACGGTCATG
This window harbors:
- a CDS encoding prepilin-type N-terminal cleavage/methylation domain-containing protein; this encodes MKKYLQKKLNNEKGMTLIELLAVIVIIAIIAAIAIPAIGNIIENSRYSAVKSDALNALSAANIYFAENPDKIEVSIEDLTAGYLDNAGTLEDAGGNKVTKASGEAVALTHAAITYSGSKTIAFSNATVETINADDQKGSGDAAAKTIPETPGG
- a CDS encoding IS1380 family transposase; translated protein: MATLPQISLDFNRQIKLSNDGGSLSSDTGAFLFKEFDVKLGFSQTVAKHLHLKDTRSHWIHSNEKLFGQKIYQIIAGYAEDDAADHLTDDPIFTQVLGQGALASQPSLSRFWPRFNPEAMIQLQQANQELLDKVHRHRKAEAIIFDLDSTHADTYGNQCDAAYNAHYGTVGFHPLVAFDGITGDFLKAQLRPGNVYTSNGVVDFIRPLIEHYNEQFPETTPFIRGDSGFAVPALYELCEKESVYYVIRLKSNAILQCLAEEYHPSSTPSDSTKTEYHVSETTYQAKKWDKPRKVVIQSARPAGELFFTHTFFVTNFTDVFSPEAIVRTYQKRGTMENYIKEAKNGFGFDRMNSHSYQVNEAKMMLSLLAYNLVNWLRTLTFPEGQKKMQIQTIRTRLVKVASKLVKSGRSLYFKLSSSFVYQDFFWKILARIQQLKIE
- a CDS encoding Maf family protein, with translation MKFTSDFPIILASQSPRRQELLGMLGIDFDVIPSTKDEPDPAEFQTALGYVLACAAQKAQEVAIGHEEAVVIGSDTIVVLDDEILLKPKNKEQAKSYLQKLSGRTHQVVTAVTVVQDDSELSFYETVKVTFFDLPESWIDAYVDTEDPYDKAGAYGIQTLSGLFVKEIQGDYNAVVGLPVAALTQKLNNAGFISLEGSGVRC
- a CDS encoding PilN domain-containing protein; translated protein: MLVDINLLPQKERDRPAFLIAAISILLAAVIVWAVLAFLAGSHESEQQVLAAQSVQVATEQASIRAQLEAAQGMNEEQQLKATVDWAEGYQFDTVPLLEGLVSMLPARGFFDSFSYTGLDQAILSVQFDTAREAAYYLAQLKASELIESATLDSVAQNEMETVETEEGVVIEQETVIQETPRYIATYTLVFIDERIPTDDTAVPVEGEAVVEEPAEEVVEEPAEDVEVDVEVNTETRAPADTVEPAETAPAETGGDGQ
- a CDS encoding prepilin peptidase, with translation MVLTYSIFFSLFGLVFGSFFNVVGLRVPKKESIAYPPSHCTNCERRLTAIDLVPVFSYLFLRGQCRTCGSKIHWVYPLMEAITAILFVTSYLVVGFTPELIVAILFVSLLVIITVSDIAYMLIPDKVLLPFAVVLLGLRIAIPLEPWWDSLLGAVVGFSLLFLIAVVSKGGMGGGDIKLFFVIGLVLGTAGTLMTLFFASFIGAIVGIIQLRVTKKGRKTPIPFGPSIAAAAVIVYFWGDGLLAWYMNFLG
- the radC gene encoding RadC family protein: MLKEAPLMIRDVHIADRPRERLVNQGAAALSNQELIAILLRTGSKQESVLHLANRVLTHFEQIQEMKNATIEEMVAINGIGQAKAVQLLAAVELGRRLSSKQTDTKFTIRSPKDAASYLMADMTSLKQEHFVVLFLNIKNQVMHRQTIFVGSLNASIVHPREIFREAVRRSSASIVCAHNHPSGNPAPSPEDIEVTKRLVEAGSIIGIELLDHVIIGDHQFISLKEKGFM
- a CDS encoding type II secretion system F family protein: MARYKYEGRDRKKIRNGIAVANSRQEAVKKLRDQGIRVIDIREIPTTALQQDISFGNPVKRDQFIMFLRQFSTLMRAGVTIVDSIHILSQQVESKALRKTLSEIAEELRKGNSLSDSLAKYPKIFEPLTINLVKAGEMSGNIDDSLESLATHYDKAYQTKQKVVSAMSYPVVVGILAIGVVIFLLSSIVPMFADMFEGFGGELPMITQIVMAASDFVMGYWYLLLLGGFAIAAVIWLMRKDPRGNMILDTMLLKIPIFGKILQKSALARLTRTLSSLFSSSVPILQCLTMTEKVVGNAVMSKVILASRDSLERGGSLTEPMRKHWAFPPLIPHMIAIGEQTGSLDHMLSKVAEFYEKEVEAETDRLKALIEPLMIVFLAALVGTIVLSIMMPMFEMFQNVDNL
- the pilM gene encoding type IV pilus biogenesis protein PilM — translated: MALSFLSRKAHVVTITIEEDAIRHVDLKSSWPLELSCAEEILLPAGIIEEGKIVNAEALVSVLDKAVNQWGLSKKSVRFLAPDEFVIIRKVPYPEDVETDELKGHFFIEIGSTLYLPFEDPVFDVVPYHPEEEQPEAIIIASKESVMQSYEDVFDQVKLKAVVADITPLALYRLAHLQHDFQEDEHIMLLDLQSEKMTVSIFHEHFPMFMRPVDLEVEDPFSTDRSAVMETIEVEAEKLANFYRYNMNSGELGITKIICNGEFYDWQTFQQSLETRFQIPVLPLVIDVIPCGDRKDVSRRFNRAIGLALKEV
- a CDS encoding pilus assembly protein PilO; this encodes MSSLSKSQKEKGLIFLSVIFLLALAAYSYFSLYAPAKESRLQAEQTLSSERDVLVALQAQLKELPEGEKISTSDLQQKVSVESLTEQIVLQIEQAELISDTLVDNIGITEGLVEMPVPVEGLENLQEVLTTVTIKADDYQEITTFITEVEAMERIMIVEAVDFGSNEEITSADQVGEPIDVNLTFSAYFRPDLIALADTLPKIDAPAPAGKINPLPQNDGTDLAEELEVDPDVDIDVEVNVEENAAALDEE